From Deltaproteobacteria bacterium, one genomic window encodes:
- a CDS encoding aminotransferase class V-fold PLP-dependent enzyme has translation MIYLDNAATSYPKPESVYKRIDYILRHIGGNPGRSGHRMALDASRVIFEARESAAKFFNIKDASRIAFTKNATEAINVAFKGILKPGDHVVTTSIEHNAVVRPLKRLERDGVKVIRIKADKEGWTLPKDIEKAITNKTKLVSVVHASNVFGALLPVAEIGSVCRKKGIIFMIDAAQTAGAMPIDIEALNVDIFAATGHKSLFGPQGTGFLYIKEGIEPLPLVDGGTAEDDDMLEIPDRLEAGTMNTPGIGGLGAGIEFLLNEGVEKIRKHEEGLIRQILDGLKGIKEISIIGPTDEKKRTCLVSFNIEGKDPSDIDYRLDNEFNIMLRCGLHCAPHAHKAAGTYPNGAVRVSPGYFNTSNEIEEFLRAIREIARC, from the coding sequence ATGATTTACCTTGACAATGCAGCAACATCATATCCAAAGCCGGAATCAGTTTATAAAAGGATAGATTATATCCTGAGGCATATCGGCGGAAATCCGGGAAGGAGCGGCCACAGGATGGCGCTGGACGCCAGCCGTGTGATATTTGAGGCAAGGGAGTCTGCTGCGAAGTTCTTTAATATCAAAGACGCCTCAAGGATTGCATTTACAAAAAATGCCACAGAGGCCATAAATGTGGCATTTAAGGGCATACTCAAGCCGGGCGACCATGTTGTTACCACATCCATTGAGCATAATGCAGTGGTGAGGCCGCTAAAAAGGCTGGAAAGGGATGGGGTTAAGGTTATAAGGATTAAGGCTGATAAAGAGGGCTGGACTCTGCCAAAGGATATTGAAAAGGCAATAACAAATAAGACAAAACTTGTATCTGTTGTCCATGCCTCAAATGTATTCGGCGCACTCCTGCCTGTTGCTGAAATAGGCAGTGTATGCAGAAAAAAAGGCATTATCTTCATGATAGACGCGGCGCAGACCGCAGGTGCAATGCCGATCGATATTGAGGCATTGAATGTAGATATATTCGCTGCCACAGGACATAAGAGCCTCTTTGGCCCCCAGGGCACAGGATTTCTATATATAAAGGAGGGGATTGAGCCCTTGCCTCTTGTGGACGGCGGTACTGCTGAGGATGATGATATGCTGGAAATCCCGGACAGGCTTGAGGCCGGCACAATGAATACTCCGGGCATAGGCGGACTCGGCGCAGGCATTGAATTTCTACTAAATGAAGGCGTAGAAAAGATAAGGAAGCATGAAGAGGGGCTTATAAGGCAGATATTGGATGGTTTGAAAGGGATAAAGGAGATAAGCATCATTGGTCCGACAGATGAAAAAAAGCGGACATGCCTTGTTTCATTCAATATAGAAGGCAAAGACCCTTCTGACATAGACTACAGGCTTGATAATGAGTTCAATATCATGCTCAGGTGCGGGCTGCACTGCGCCCCTCACGCGCATAAGGCTGCAGGCACATATCCAAACGGCGCAGTAAGGGTAAGCCCGGGGTATTTTAATACATCCAATGAGATAGAGGAGTTTTTGAGGGCAATAAGGGAGATAGCACGCTGCTAA
- the rsmA gene encoding 16S rRNA (adenine(1518)-N(6)/adenine(1519)-N(6))-dimethyltransferase RsmA, which translates to MNYKGLLKSYSLLPRKRFSQNFLTDKNVAIRIIECLGLSEGDTVIEIGPGLGILTEGLLGSGARVIAIEIDRDLAGKLRERFRDCSNLEIISADALKISYKELAAQHNKRLKLVSNLPYNISTPIIFKLLEEREIFSMFLFMLQKEVAQRIVSPSDTKEYGILSVMVQLLADVKLEFDVPPSSFYPIPKVNSSVVRFNILDKPRVDVGDVDFFKKVVKASFGQRRKTLLNALKLFNIKHTQLVELFNIINIDPKRRGETLTLEEFAILSSELKKLQTKS; encoded by the coding sequence ATGAATTACAAAGGCCTCCTTAAATCATACAGTCTTTTGCCAAGGAAGAGATTCAGCCAGAATTTCCTGACTGACAAAAATGTTGCGATCAGGATTATTGAATGTCTTGGCCTGAGTGAAGGTGACACGGTTATAGAAATAGGCCCCGGGCTGGGGATATTGACAGAAGGGCTTTTGGGCAGCGGGGCAAGGGTAATTGCAATAGAAATAGACAGAGACCTTGCAGGAAAACTCAGGGAAAGATTCCGTGATTGCAGTAATCTTGAGATAATCAGCGCAGATGCCCTCAAGATTTCTTATAAAGAACTTGCGGCGCAGCATAATAAAAGGCTTAAGCTCGTTTCCAATCTTCCTTACAATATCTCAACCCCGATTATCTTTAAACTCCTTGAGGAGCGGGAGATTTTTTCAATGTTTCTCTTTATGCTCCAAAAGGAAGTGGCGCAAAGAATCGTTTCCCCTTCGGATACTAAAGAATACGGGATCTTATCCGTGATGGTTCAGCTGCTTGCTGATGTGAAGTTAGAATTTGATGTTCCGCCGTCATCTTTTTATCCTATCCCAAAGGTCAATTCATCTGTTGTTCGATTTAACATACTTGATAAGCCGAGGGTAGATGTTGGTGATGTCGATTTTTTCAAAAAGGTTGTAAAAGCATCTTTTGGCCAAAGGAGAAAAACTTTATTGAATGCCTTAAAGTTGTTTAATATAAAACATACTCAACTTGTTGAATTATTTAATATAATAAATATAGACCCAAAGAGGAGAGGGGAGACGCTTACCCTTGAGGAGTTTGCGATTTTAAGCAGTGAATTGAAGAAACTGCAAACAAAGTCGTAA
- the cutA gene encoding divalent-cation tolerance protein CutA, translated as MKDYILVLITVGSIKEGEKIACALVEEGLAACCNIIPGIKSVFKWKGKVCKETEVLLMVKSKAPVFEKLKKKVKTLHSYETPEIIAFSIKDGLQMYLNWIDEAIKT; from the coding sequence ATGAAAGATTATATCCTTGTTCTCATAACCGTTGGTTCTATAAAGGAAGGAGAAAAGATAGCCTGCGCTCTGGTTGAAGAAGGGCTTGCGGCATGTTGCAATATCATACCCGGAATAAAGTCTGTATTTAAATGGAAAGGCAAAGTTTGTAAAGAAACAGAGGTCTTGCTTATGGTGAAAAGCAAGGCGCCTGTCTTTGAAAAACTCAAAAAAAAGGTCAAAACACTCCACAGCTACGAAACACCTGAGATTATAGCATTTTCCATAAAAGACGGGCTGCAGATGTATCTAAACTGGATTGATGAGGCGATTAAGACATAG
- a CDS encoding TIGR04283 family arsenosugar biosynthesis glycosyltransferase: MSISVIIPTLNEEHNLEDTLKSVGQGVEIIIVDCGSRDATREIARGFTEKIIITEKGRGIQMDMGAREASGDILLFLHADTSLPENWRGCIENVLLGTDFKSVPTLVVGGGFSLKIDSKGFSFRLIEAVANIRAKYLGLIYGDQAIFVRRDAFFSSGGFMGLPLMEDVDFIRRIRKKGKVLLLNADVSTSSRQWQKKGILKTTIGNLFFLSLYYAGVSPQRLYRLYYA, from the coding sequence ATGTCCATTTCCGTCATAATCCCAACCTTGAACGAAGAACATAATCTTGAGGATACGCTGAAGTCAGTTGGTCAGGGTGTGGAGATTATCATCGTAGACTGTGGAAGTAGGGATGCAACAAGGGAAATAGCCAGAGGTTTTACAGAAAAAATCATCATTACTGAAAAGGGGAGGGGGATTCAGATGGACATGGGCGCAAGGGAGGCGTCCGGTGATATACTTCTTTTCCTTCATGCCGATACATCCCTTCCAGAAAATTGGAGGGGTTGCATTGAAAATGTTTTACTGGGGACAGATTTTAAATCTGTCCCCACATTGGTTGTTGGCGGAGGGTTCAGCCTGAAGATAGATTCAAAGGGTTTTTCTTTTCGTTTAATAGAGGCCGTTGCCAATATACGCGCAAAATATCTTGGCCTCATCTACGGCGACCAGGCCATATTTGTAAGAAGGGATGCCTTCTTCTCATCAGGCGGTTTCATGGGCCTTCCGCTAATGGAGGATGTGGATTTTATAAGAAGGATTAGAAAGAAGGGGAAAGTCCTTCTGCTAAATGCAGATGTTTCCACATCGTCGAGACAGTGGCAGAAAAAAGGGATACTGAAGACAACAATCGGAAATTTGTTTTTCCTTTCCCTTTATTATGCCGGTGTTTCGCCGCAGAGGTTATACAGGTTATATTATGCGTAA
- the tsaD gene encoding tRNA (adenosine(37)-N6)-threonylcarbamoyltransferase complex transferase subunit TsaD: MLILGIESSCDDMAAAVVKDGRYILSNVVSSQDEIHHKYGGIVPELASRRHLETVIPVVEEALNKAGVSINDIDAIGVTQGPGLVGSILVGLSFAKAVAYVKGMPFVGVNHIEAHPLSVFLETGIRGQGSGIRNDNIRPPTPDPRYPVFPFIALVVSGGHTTLFKFKDFCDCEIVGQTRDDAAGEAFDKVAKLLGLGYPGGAVIDRLARSGNPSAIKFTRPYISKDTFDFSFSGIKTAVLNYLKETENQGSGVGGQGSGFKSKIKNQKSKININDLSASFQEAVVDVLIDKAVAACKANNIRDLSISGGVACNTRLREKLADKSRDNGIRLFLPEAKLCSDNGAMIAACAYHLLKKGGRGELDMNAMPSM; encoded by the coding sequence CTGCTAATCCTTGGCATTGAATCTTCATGCGACGATATGGCTGCTGCTGTTGTAAAGGATGGCAGGTATATCCTTTCCAATGTTGTATCCTCTCAGGACGAGATACACCATAAATATGGCGGCATTGTGCCTGAACTTGCCTCAAGACGGCATCTTGAAACCGTTATCCCTGTTGTAGAAGAGGCATTAAATAAGGCAGGTGTGTCTATAAATGATATAGATGCCATTGGCGTAACTCAAGGGCCAGGCCTGGTTGGTTCTATACTTGTTGGCCTTTCCTTTGCAAAGGCTGTTGCCTATGTAAAGGGGATGCCGTTTGTTGGAGTGAATCATATAGAGGCGCATCCCTTGTCAGTGTTTTTAGAGACAGGGATCAGGGGTCAGGGATCAGGGATCAGAAATGATAATATCCGACCCCCGACCCCCGACCCCCGATACCCTGTTTTCCCTTTCATCGCCCTTGTTGTATCAGGCGGCCACACTACGCTTTTTAAATTCAAGGATTTTTGTGATTGCGAGATTGTGGGACAGACGAGGGATGACGCGGCAGGAGAGGCATTTGACAAGGTTGCAAAACTCCTCGGTCTCGGTTATCCGGGCGGGGCTGTCATAGACAGGCTTGCAAGGTCAGGAAATCCATCCGCTATAAAATTTACAAGACCATATATATCAAAGGATACATTTGATTTCAGCTTCAGCGGCATAAAGACAGCAGTCTTGAATTATCTTAAGGAAACTGAAAATCAGGGGTCGGGGGTCGGGGGTCAGGGGTCAGGGTTTAAATCAAAAATCAAAAATCAAAAATCAAAAATCAATATAAATGACCTTTCAGCCAGCTTTCAGGAGGCAGTGGTTGATGTGTTGATAGACAAGGCAGTTGCGGCGTGCAAGGCAAATAATATAAGGGATTTGTCAATCTCCGGCGGGGTTGCCTGCAACACGAGACTCAGGGAAAAGCTTGCGGACAAATCCAGAGATAACGGCATAAGACTCTTTCTCCCCGAGGCAAAACTTTGCAGTGATAACGGCGCGATGATTGCGGCATGCGCGTATCATCTTCTTAAAAAAGGGGGGAGGGGAGAGTTGGATATGAATGCTATGCCAAGTATGTGA
- a CDS encoding beta-propeller domain-containing protein → MVEDYIYVADHEGGIYIINASDIYHPALISRFETKGFAWGIKIKDGYAYVAADRGGLLIINVKNPKNPVLVASYPAAINAEDVKIKDNLAYVASYSTGLHIIDIKNPERPKVKSVLKTQGNPRGVFVSGNYAYIADWKAGLQVIDISNAEKPERIGGYDTSGMVWDVTVRGNYAYLADWESGIKIINVSNPRKPFEIGGYGYYGYARQVYTKGIFAYLLNGSQGLDVIDISNASNPTWITSVDLPGDAQSLFVKDNTAFIAAGDAGLHIVDISNSYKPERVGGYDTRGIANKVLMEGNYIYIANEEDDLQLLDISELAKPKPVSNYKPGGYIMDMCIYKNYLLIAERDSGLEIVDISNPEKLKKINLLSGKGVTKVRTKDNFVFTSIGKNSLRILDISDIQSVKEVKNIEIGSLIRDIYLKENNLYIASEKEMIKLDVSDPANPVISQKDGMNISASSIFVGDDNNIYAAAGNDGLRAIFFVMPPIPKGRFK, encoded by the coding sequence ATGGTCGAAGATTATATCTATGTGGCCGATCACGAAGGCGGAATCTATATTATTAATGCAAGTGATATCTATCATCCAGCATTAATCAGCAGATTTGAAACCAAGGGATTTGCATGGGGAATAAAGATAAAGGATGGATATGCCTATGTAGCGGCAGATAGAGGAGGATTATTGATTATAAATGTCAAAAACCCTAAAAATCCGGTACTTGTCGCCAGTTATCCTGCCGCTATTAATGCGGAAGATGTTAAAATTAAAGATAATTTGGCTTATGTTGCTTCTTATAGCACTGGTTTACATATTATTGATATAAAAAATCCAGAAAGACCTAAAGTTAAAAGCGTTTTGAAAACACAGGGTAATCCAAGAGGGGTTTTTGTCTCCGGTAACTATGCATATATTGCTGACTGGAAAGCGGGGCTTCAAGTCATAGATATTAGCAATGCGGAAAAACCTGAAAGAATAGGAGGGTATGATACCAGCGGAATGGTCTGGGATGTTACTGTAAGAGGCAACTATGCTTATCTGGCGGATTGGGAATCCGGGATTAAAATAATAAATGTTTCCAATCCTAGAAAACCTTTTGAAATAGGAGGATATGGATATTACGGTTATGCCCGACAGGTTTATACAAAAGGAATTTTTGCTTATTTGCTGAATGGTTCACAGGGGCTTGATGTAATTGATATAAGCAATGCCAGCAACCCTACATGGATTACAAGTGTCGATTTGCCAGGCGATGCACAGAGCCTTTTTGTAAAAGACAATACTGCTTTTATCGCTGCAGGCGATGCAGGATTGCATATTGTTGATATCAGCAATTCTTATAAACCTGAACGGGTCGGCGGATATGACACCCGCGGAATAGCCAATAAAGTTTTGATGGAAGGCAATTACATTTATATTGCCAATGAAGAAGATGATTTGCAATTATTAGATATCTCCGAACTGGCAAAACCTAAGCCTGTAAGCAACTATAAGCCTGGCGGATATATAATGGACATGTGTATTTATAAAAATTATTTATTGATAGCAGAGAGGGATTCGGGATTGGAAATAGTGGATATCAGCAATCCCGAAAAATTGAAAAAAATCAATTTATTATCTGGAAAAGGTGTAACTAAAGTAAGAACAAAAGATAATTTTGTATTTACTTCCATTGGTAAAAATAGTCTGCGCATCCTTGATATTAGCGATATTCAATCTGTTAAAGAGGTAAAGAATATCGAAATAGGTTCTTTGATTAGAGATATTTACCTGAAAGAAAATAATCTGTATATTGCATCAGAAAAAGAGATGATTAAATTAGATGTTTCTGATCCTGCAAATCCCGTTATATCCCAAAAGGACGGAATGAATATTAGTGCCTCCTCTATATTTGTGGGTGATGATAATAACATTTATGCAGCAGCAGGAAATGACGGTTTAAGGGCTATATTTTTCGTTATGCCCCCTATACCTAAGGGAAGGTTTAAATGA
- a CDS encoding PAS domain S-box protein has protein sequence MTSQSNHSLIPSKFFSQLCGLIAAGLGGIAIVGWLMRWRILTNIRADYIPMAPNTAISFIVLGISLCAFITERKRGLILSRFGAAVIFVLSLIRFTEFNININLNIDQWIFKVPSEKLGLIPMGQMALPTTLNFIFASIALFLATSLKRHWFADALTRVLAVLTTFIGLAFCLGYIYGTPLLYGGTTIPMALNTAIAFVVLGLGLVVNNISHDIAERKQAAEALIKTHDKLEIRVAERTAELAKANEALQAAIIEHRHTEEALRKSEERFRSIVEGNFDAIHVLDPEGRFTYSSPSVERITGYKPDDIIGKYFKYFIAETDIPKASQAFYSMLNGNAMEMVALEAIRKDGTPFIIEANGSPIFKDGKIMDIQVVYRDITEKRILEEQLRQSQKMEAIGQLAASVAHDFNNILTAIIGYGTLLIRKNPDDNLVNEYTGEIITSANRAAALTRDLLTFSRKHTINPQPALLNELIKMVERILARVIGEQIELKVILADKNMIVKMDATQIEHVFLNLAANARDAMPEGGKLTIDVSHVNLDNEFIDAHNYGIQGQYALITFTDTGIGMDKNIQSKIFDPFFTTKEVGKGTGLGLSMVYGAVKQHNGYINVYSEPGHGTVFKIYLPLSEEGVLGEKKEPEIAALKGNMETILLAEDDPDTRKIIKAVLEEYNYKVIEAVDGNDAISKFMEKKGEVKLLILDTIMPKIGGKQAYEGIKKIDPNIKAIFISGYTADMIKAKDLLETGIELLVKPIAPDKLLVKIRGLIDLKGGLME, from the coding sequence ATGACATCTCAATCCAATCATTCTTTAATCCCTTCTAAATTCTTTTCGCAACTTTGCGGTCTCATTGCGGCAGGATTAGGGGGGATTGCCATTGTGGGTTGGCTGATGAGATGGAGAATCCTCACCAATATACGGGCAGATTACATCCCCATGGCGCCAAACACAGCCATCTCCTTCATTGTGCTTGGCATATCACTTTGTGCATTCATAACTGAGAGAAAGCGGGGTCTTATATTATCAAGATTCGGCGCTGCCGTGATTTTCGTTCTATCTCTGATCCGATTCACAGAATTTAATATAAATATTAACCTAAATATTGATCAATGGATTTTTAAGGTTCCATCGGAGAAACTCGGTCTTATTCCTATGGGCCAGATGGCTTTGCCTACCACCCTCAATTTCATATTTGCAAGCATTGCGCTTTTTCTTGCCACATCTTTGAAAAGACACTGGTTTGCGGATGCTCTAACAAGGGTACTGGCCGTACTGACAACCTTTATTGGTTTAGCTTTCTGTTTAGGTTACATCTATGGTACGCCATTACTTTATGGCGGGACAACAATACCCATGGCGCTCAATACTGCAATTGCATTTGTTGTTCTGGGCCTTGGACTTGTTGTCAACAACATAAGCCATGACATAGCGGAACGGAAACAAGCTGCGGAAGCGCTGATAAAGACACATGATAAGTTAGAGATACGGGTTGCAGAGCGAACCGCGGAACTGGCCAAAGCCAATGAAGCATTACAGGCCGCAATCATTGAACACAGGCATACAGAGGAAGCATTGAGAAAGAGTGAGGAAAGATTCAGAAGCATCGTTGAGGGGAATTTTGATGCGATACATGTTCTGGATCCTGAGGGGCGATTCACCTATTCCTCCCCGTCGGTGGAGAGAATTACCGGATACAAGCCCGACGACATTATAGGAAAGTACTTCAAGTATTTTATTGCTGAAACTGATATCCCAAAGGCTTCACAGGCCTTTTATAGTATGCTGAACGGCAATGCTATGGAGATGGTGGCGCTTGAGGCAATAAGAAAAGACGGGACCCCTTTCATTATAGAGGCAAATGGTTCCCCTATTTTTAAGGATGGAAAAATTATGGATATCCAGGTGGTATACAGGGACATCACAGAAAAAAGGATACTTGAAGAACAATTAAGACAATCCCAGAAGATGGAGGCTATAGGCCAGCTTGCGGCAAGTGTTGCCCATGATTTCAACAACATCCTGACGGCAATAATAGGATATGGAACCCTTTTGATTAGAAAAAACCCCGACGACAATCTTGTAAATGAATATACGGGCGAGATAATAACCTCGGCCAACCGCGCCGCTGCCCTTACCAGGGACCTGCTTACATTCAGCAGAAAACATACTATAAACCCCCAGCCTGCTCTTTTGAATGAACTCATAAAAATGGTTGAAAGGATTCTGGCAAGGGTGATTGGCGAACAGATTGAACTTAAGGTAATCCTTGCAGATAAAAATATGATAGTGAAAATGGATGCCACTCAGATTGAACATGTTTTCTTAAATCTTGCCGCAAACGCAAGGGATGCCATGCCTGAAGGGGGAAAATTAACCATAGATGTCAGCCATGTGAACTTGGACAATGAATTTATAGACGCCCACAATTACGGTATCCAAGGACAATATGCGCTTATAACCTTTACAGATACAGGCATTGGCATGGATAAAAATATTCAATCAAAGATATTTGACCCATTCTTCACAACCAAAGAGGTTGGAAAAGGCACAGGACTGGGACTGTCAATGGTATATGGCGCTGTTAAACAACATAACGGCTATATAAATGTTTACAGCGAACCCGGGCACGGCACAGTATTTAAAATATACTTGCCTTTGTCAGAAGAAGGCGTCTTGGGTGAAAAGAAAGAGCCGGAGATTGCCGCGCTAAAAGGCAATATGGAAACCATCCTTCTTGCAGAGGATGACCCTGATACCAGAAAAATCATAAAGGCTGTGCTTGAAGAATATAATTATAAGGTTATAGAGGCTGTGGATGGAAACGATGCAATAAGCAAGTTTATGGAGAAGAAGGGTGAAGTTAAGCTCCTTATCCTTGACACAATAATGCCAAAAATAGGCGGCAAACAGGCCTATGAAGGGATTAAAAAGATAGACCCAAATATCAAGGCCATCTTTATAAGCGGATATACAGCGGATATGATAAAGGCAAAGGATTTGCTTGAAACAGGGATTGAACTTCTTGTAAAACCAATAGCGCCGGATAAACTTTTGGTAAAGATCAGAGGGCTGATTGACTTGAAAGGAGGTCTAATGGAATGA
- a CDS encoding P63C domain-containing protein — translation MVKNASHSNNGLLPEYISIRNLEPFIGPEIREKLLNPISYNTETGASVHGISAALLPEICQIWLSAREKGVLTENQLATAAKAEILMRGFAQVGIVALVDEATGYQEVRPKDALQAHLETIIAKELVAWAKKIPDEFYENIYRLKGWPWPDIKKSRFSVVARYTRDLVYERIAPWLLKELEKKSPPDETWKGINRRRQWRTEDFGNSILTQHLNSLVMFQRLALSNNYKWRRFINMVDKVLPKRGKTS, via the coding sequence ATGGTAAAAAACGCCTCTCATAGTAATAATGGATTATTGCCGGAATATATTTCCATAAGGAATTTAGAGCCTTTTATCGGTCCAGAAATAAGGGAAAAACTCTTAAATCCAATAAGTTACAATACAGAAACAGGAGCAAGTGTGCATGGAATTTCCGCTGCCCTATTGCCTGAAATATGTCAAATATGGCTATCGGCGCGTGAAAAAGGCGTCCTTACGGAAAACCAATTAGCAACAGCAGCAAAAGCAGAAATATTAATGCGAGGTTTTGCCCAGGTGGGCATTGTTGCATTGGTTGACGAAGCTACAGGCTACCAAGAGGTTAGGCCGAAAGATGCTTTGCAGGCGCATTTAGAAACAATCATCGCTAAAGAACTTGTTGCATGGGCTAAAAAGATCCCTGATGAATTTTATGAAAACATATATAGACTCAAAGGCTGGCCGTGGCCAGACATTAAAAAGAGCCGATTCAGTGTTGTTGCACGATATACACGGGATTTAGTCTATGAAAGAATTGCGCCTTGGCTGCTAAAAGAATTAGAGAAAAAAAGCCCGCCAGATGAAACATGGAAGGGGATAAACAGACGTCGTCAATGGCGCACCGAGGATTTTGGAAATTCGATATTGACCCAGCATTTAAATTCTTTGGTAATGTTTCAACGGCTTGCATTGTCTAACAATTACAAATGGAGAAGGTTTATTAATATGGTAGATAAAGTATTGCCAAAAAGGGGAAAGACCTCCTAA